In Clostridium ljungdahlii DSM 13528, the genomic window GTAATAAAATATTATCAACTGGAAATGGTAGATGTAATATAACTAATAAAAATATAGATTTTTGCAGATATCACAGTAAAAATACTCATTTTTTTGAAAGTGTCTTAAATAGTTTTTCCCTTGACGACACAATAAACTTTTTTAATTCACTAGGTCTTCCGATTACAACCTTGGAAAATGGAAGGATGTATCCCCTTTCTCTTCAATCATCTTCCGTACTAGATATATTAAAAATGGCTATTGAAGATCGAAATATACCTGTTTATTTAAATTCAAAAGTCAGTAATATAGCCTTTAATAAAAAATCCTTTAAAATATACTGTAATGATGAAATTTACGAATGTAATAAACTAATATTATGTACAGGTGGCAAATCTGCCCCTAATACAGGATCTGACGGTTCGGGATTTACTCTATGTAAAAACCTTGGCCACAGTATAATACCTCCCCTTCCTGGCCTTGTACAGTTGAAATTAAGCTATAATCATTTAAAAGCCTTATCGGGAGTAAAATTCAATGGGTATGTATATATAATTGTGGATAATATAATACAAAAAAGGGAATATGGAGAAATATTATTTACAGACTATGGAATATCAGGGCCACCTATACTTGATATAAGTCGTATAGCCTCCTGTAATTTATTTAGTAAAAAGTCCGTTAAGATCAAAATTGACATGCTTCCAGATTTTGAAGAAAAGGATTTAATAGAATTCTTAGAAAATCGTTGGGGAACTTTTGGTTACAGAAGTATATTCGACTCCTTCATAGGAGTGATAAATAAAAAAATCATACCTATACTTTTAAAGGAATCATCCGTTGAAGATATTCACAAACCATGTAGTGAATTAAACTGGCAGGAAAAAAAGAATATATGTCGCTTGCTCAAATCCTGGCAATTTACAGTATATGATACTAATTCCTTCAAAAATTCTCAAGTTACCTGCGGAGGAGTCGACACCTCTCAAGTAAATAGCATTACTTTAGAATCAAAAAAAATAAAAAATTTATATCTTGCAGGAGAGATTTTGGATGTGGATGGTGACTGTGGTGGTTTTAATTTACAATGGGCCTGGAGTTCAGGATTTACTGCAGGGAAAAGTGCTGCTGAAACATAATTCATCAGCCTTTCTCTCTGCTTTTTATTCTTCATTTTTATCCCAAACCGCTTCTATTACTGATAATTCCTTTTCCTCTTGATCTACTATCTTATGCAGAGATATATAACTATTTTGTTTCTTTTGCAGTTTAGTATATATTTTTATTTTTTCTCCATATAATGCCTCTTTTTCATAAGTTATATTTAGATTTTTTATAGTAAAATTAAGCACTATATCAAGAGGTATAGTTTCCACAATCCAGTCTACATACTTAACATTATTGACATGCCTGTTGGTATCTATATCACTGTATCTTACATTAAAACTTTTTTCTATGTCAAACTGTTCTGGTAACTTTATCTTTTTAATGATCAACGGTTTTATCTCATTTTCAGCTACACCATACATTTTATACATATCTTCAGTTATCCTGATTACTTTACGTTTTTCCTTATCTATAAGAAGCCATATTGAATTGGCTGATGCAATGACATTTCCCTTATCATCTAAAGCCTTAAAGGTCCTATATCCATAGAACTTTCTAAAGGAATATGCTTTAGTTTGAACTGCTATTTTTTCACCATAAT contains:
- a CDS encoding acyl-[acyl-carrier-protein] thioesterase, which codes for MGKLVTEKEYEVQYYEIDFRKKLLVTSLMNYFEDVSTKQSEDIGGGLDYLKRKGVAWVLYKWDIHIDRHPNYGEKIAVQTKAYSFRKFYGYRTFKALDDKGNVIASANSIWLLIDKEKRKVIRITEDMYKMYGVAENEIKPLIIKKIKLPEQFDIEKSFNVRYSDIDTNRHVNNVKYVDWIVETIPLDIVLNFTIKNLNITYEKEALYGEKIKIYTKLQKKQNSYISLHKIVDQEEKELSVIEAVWDKNEE
- a CDS encoding NAD(P)/FAD-dependent oxidoreductase; the encoded protein is MFHEIIVIGAGASGIMAAITVKDRGKDVAILESKSRIGNKILSTGNGRCNITNKNIDFCRYHSKNTHFFESVLNSFSLDDTINFFNSLGLPITTLENGRMYPLSLQSSSVLDILKMAIEDRNIPVYLNSKVSNIAFNKKSFKIYCNDEIYECNKLILCTGGKSAPNTGSDGSGFTLCKNLGHSIIPPLPGLVQLKLSYNHLKALSGVKFNGYVYIIVDNIIQKREYGEILFTDYGISGPPILDISRIASCNLFSKKSVKIKIDMLPDFEEKDLIEFLENRWGTFGYRSIFDSFIGVINKKIIPILLKESSVEDIHKPCSELNWQEKKNICRLLKSWQFTVYDTNSFKNSQVTCGGVDTSQVNSITLESKKIKNLYLAGEILDVDGDCGGFNLQWAWSSGFTAGKSAAET